Part of the Antechinus flavipes isolate AdamAnt ecotype Samford, QLD, Australia chromosome 2, AdamAnt_v2, whole genome shotgun sequence genome is shown below.
ttccaaatttttctccctcccaccactAGACAGCAAGCTATTCAATTcagtataagttaaacatgtgcaattctaaagatatttccatatttatcatactgtgcaagaaaaatcagatcaaaaggggaaaaacatgagaaaaaaactaagcaaacaaacaacaacaataagggTGAAACTATTGTGTTTTGATTCACAGTCTTCTAATTCTTTCtgtaggtgcagatggctctttccaagGAGATTCACTTTGAAAGAGAGAatagttttgttttactttaccTCAGTCTAGAACTAGGAGCAGATTTCAGCTCAATTTTAGAACCAATTTTCCAGAGCTATCCTAACTGGAATGGGCTACCCAGCAGGGACTTAATTCTTTCTCAGTGAAGATGTACAAAAGGAagttagatgacctctgaggtcctttctaatattaaaattatgtgaATATTGAAGGTTTCAAACATATCCTagagtaaatattatttttatgtttgagCATCAAATCATTCTCAGTAAAAGTTACTGAAACTTGAAACCTTCAGGTAATATTGTTGCAAACCAGGAACACAGTAAGACTCTTTacttcttcatcatcatcctgTAGACTGGAAAATCTTTAGTCTGTGACTAAGAGACACCCCagaaggacagaaaggaataatcatttattaaatacttcctatatgccagatactgtgctaagtactttaagaatattatctcatttgatccccatatAAACCCTGCaacatagatgctattatcaatcccattttcagttgaggaaaaacttacacaactagtgtctaaagtcaaatttgaactcagattttcctgattccaggctcagtgctccatccattgcatcatctagtTGTCTATAAGTAgtacagaagaagaagaaacctgAAAACTTATAGAAATCTAAAGAGCAAAATATACTAGTACCTAGCCTGAGAGTTCCTCTCCTTCAGCTTTCTTGGCATTGAGTGAATCATCTTAACAGTCCTATGACATTTGGCCAGCAGGGATCATTAAATCTATAGGAGTTCagttatttgtccaaagtcaccaactAAGCTAATAGCAGAACAGGGAGTGGAGATGGGGTGGGGCTCTATTGCCTCTGgacatcagtttcctcaccagtaaaatgaaggagttgaattagatgatctttaacTTCCTTActaactctaaatcctatgtATTAACTTTGTATTAAATTCTGTTTTAACATTGACCTTTGTCTTAGAAAATTACTGGCTTTAGTCAAAAAAATAATGTTCAGTTATCAAATCTTACTTGAGGCCCTTTCTGACCACAATTGCCATTTATTTAACTTCTTCTATTTACTTTTATTACCAGTATGTATTGCatttccagtagaatataaactcaatgAGAACAGGCACTAAATCACATTTATTGTTTTCTCAGTGCCTGAAACAGGGCCCAGCATATGCTGGAGTCTaataatacacatatgtgtacatatacatatatattcttaaaatattcatatatgtgtatacacacacacacatataaaaacacatatacacacatacatggaaACAAGTCTGGGGGATAAGAATACTTCAATCCACTTATTCAAATCCATATTCCTATATCCTTTCATCACAGGTTTATTTCAGGATCTCAGCTTCCCTATATATACATGTTCAGATCAATGACTGTCCTTCAAATAGCCCTCTGTCACAGGAAAGGGGGATCTTTGGAGACATCCCTCATCACCTGGAGCATGACACTACCCATTTAGTCATTGGAAGAGAAAGCCATAACACTCATTTCAAATTTAGGCTTTCTGGCATCTCTCACTGCCATATATCCCTGGAGCCATATCTGGAGAAGGGAAATGTCTGCCTGACATTCTGTCTGAAGATCCTAAACAGAAGCAGCAGAGTGTGGGTGAATGGACTGACCTTGAAATACCTGGAGCAAAGTCTCAGTGACGGCAGTTAGCAAGGTCATATTTTCTGGAGTCCAGATGGTTATTCATGTTAAGGTTGGTGCTTCTAAAGAAAAGTTTGCCTGTTGTATCCATTTCACTGATTTACAAGGTAAAGGCAGAGGAGACAGAAGAGTTTGAAGCCTTCCAAGAGAATCCAGAGCTCCCACAAGAGACCGGGGAGTTAAATTAAATTCCAGCATTTGTGGGGTTTTGACTTGAATCTTTAGTATCTCAGGACAACCTTTCGCCCACCAGAGaaaggcaaagaaggaaaaatagaaatatagccCACAAAGGAGTTTCAGGACAGTAAGTTTCACTAGCCCACTGGGTGAAAAGAACTCCTTTGT
Proteins encoded:
- the TIFAB gene encoding LOW QUALITY PROTEIN: TRAF-interacting protein with FHA domain-containing protein B (The sequence of the model RefSeq protein was modified relative to this genomic sequence to represent the inferred CDS: inserted 2 bases in 1 codon; deleted 1 base in 1 codon), with the translated sequence MEVMIRKPKNLRFLSKVLEPENVRAKRDQFAYFVDEIMMERGIFGDIPHHLEHDTTHLVIGRESHNTHFKFRLSGISHCHISLEPYLEKGNVCLTFCLKILNRSSRVWVNGLTLKYLEQVSVTAVSKVIFSGVQMVIHVKVGASKEKFACCIHXSLIYKVKAEETEEFEAFQENPELPQETGELN